A genomic stretch from Mycobacterium cookii includes:
- a CDS encoding dipeptide ABC transporter ATP-binding protein: MTALLEVTDLDVTFDTGGARVAAVRSTSFHLDPGEVVAIVGESGSGKTTVAMAIVGLLPEYTDVSGSVRLHGDELLGLSDPAMSRIRGKSIGTVFQDPMSALTPVYTVGDQIAEAVKVHNPKVSRAAAGKRAVELLKLVGIAQPDSRARAFPHELSGGERQRVVIAIAIANDPDLLICDEPTTALDVTVQAQILDVLRTARDVTGAGVLIITHDLGVVSEFADRALVMYAGRPVEIATVADLYRDRRMPYTVGLLGSVPRLESPQGTRLVPIPGAPPTMTSVAPHACQFAPRCPLVIDDCRSAEPELVAISDDHWAACIRAGDVAGRSAAEIYQVSTEPVSVDTVASAASVVLRVTDLAKTFPLTKGVVLRRQVGEVRAVDGVSFILEQGRTLGIVGESGSGKSTTLSQILELAAPQAGSIEILGSDVAALDAAGRRRLRTELQVVFQDPVASLDPRLPVFDIIAEPLITNGFDRRRCEQRVAELLEIVGLENAHASRYPAEFSGGQKQRIGIARALALQPKILALDEPVSALDVSIQAGIINLLLDLQQQFGLSYVFVSHDLSVVKHLAHRVAVMYRGKIVEQGDGEQVFTDPQHEYTRRLLAAVPRAHPEVTGG; this comes from the coding sequence GTGACGGCACTGCTCGAGGTGACCGATCTTGACGTCACCTTCGACACCGGTGGCGCGCGGGTCGCCGCCGTGCGCTCGACCAGTTTCCACCTCGACCCGGGCGAGGTGGTGGCCATCGTCGGCGAATCCGGTTCGGGCAAAACCACTGTCGCGATGGCCATCGTCGGGTTGCTGCCCGAGTACACCGATGTGTCCGGATCGGTGCGCCTGCACGGCGACGAGTTGCTCGGACTGTCCGACCCGGCGATGTCACGCATCCGCGGCAAGTCGATCGGCACGGTGTTTCAGGACCCGATGTCGGCGCTGACACCCGTCTACACCGTCGGCGACCAGATCGCCGAAGCCGTGAAAGTTCACAATCCCAAGGTCAGTCGGGCCGCTGCGGGTAAGCGAGCCGTCGAGCTGCTCAAGCTGGTCGGCATCGCGCAGCCGGACAGCCGGGCGCGGGCCTTCCCGCACGAGCTGTCCGGCGGCGAACGTCAACGGGTGGTGATCGCGATCGCGATCGCCAACGATCCCGACTTGCTGATCTGCGACGAGCCGACCACCGCGCTGGACGTGACCGTGCAGGCGCAGATCCTCGACGTGCTGCGAACGGCCCGCGACGTGACCGGCGCCGGCGTGCTGATCATCACCCACGACCTGGGCGTGGTGTCGGAGTTCGCCGACCGCGCGCTGGTCATGTACGCCGGGCGGCCGGTCGAGATCGCTACTGTCGCAGACCTTTACCGTGATCGCCGGATGCCCTACACCGTCGGCCTGTTGGGCTCGGTGCCCAGGCTGGAGTCGCCGCAGGGCACTCGGCTGGTCCCGATCCCGGGCGCCCCGCCGACGATGACGTCGGTGGCGCCGCATGCCTGCCAGTTCGCGCCACGCTGTCCGTTGGTGATCGACGACTGCCGGTCGGCGGAGCCGGAGCTCGTCGCGATCAGCGACGACCACTGGGCGGCGTGCATTCGGGCCGGCGACGTCGCGGGACGCAGCGCGGCGGAGATCTATCAGGTGTCGACAGAACCGGTTTCGGTCGACACCGTCGCCAGCGCAGCGTCGGTGGTGCTGCGCGTCACCGACCTGGCCAAGACGTTCCCGTTGACCAAGGGCGTGGTGCTGCGACGGCAGGTCGGTGAAGTCCGCGCCGTCGACGGCGTCAGTTTCATCCTCGAGCAGGGCCGCACACTTGGCATCGTTGGCGAGTCCGGGTCGGGCAAATCGACGACGTTGAGCCAGATTCTCGAACTTGCCGCCCCGCAGGCCGGGTCGATCGAGATTCTCGGCTCCGACGTCGCGGCCCTCGATGCGGCTGGGCGGCGCCGTTTGCGGACCGAGCTGCAGGTGGTGTTCCAGGATCCGGTGGCATCGCTGGACCCCCGCCTGCCGGTGTTCGACATCATCGCGGAACCGTTGATCACCAACGGTTTCGACCGACGCCGGTGCGAGCAGCGGGTCGCTGAGCTGCTGGAGATCGTCGGCCTGGAGAACGCGCACGCCAGCCGCTATCCCGCCGAGTTCTCCGGCGGGCAGAAGCAGCGGATCGGCATTGCCCGGGCGTTGGCGTTGCAGCCCAAGATCCTCGCGCTCGACGAGCCGGTCTCGGCGCTCGACGTGTCGATCCAAGCGGGCATCATCAACTTGCTGCTCGACCTGCAGCAGCAGTTCGGGCTGTCCTATGTCTTTGTGTCGCACGATCTTTCGGTGGTCAAGCATCTGGCCCATCGCGTCGCGGTGATGTATCGGGGGAAAATCGTCGAGCAGGGCGACGGCGAGCAGGTGTTCACCGACCCGCAGCACGAATACACCCGGCGGCTGCTGGCGGCCGTCCCGCGGGCACATCCGGAGGTGACCGGTGGCTAG
- a CDS encoding beta-class carbonic anhydrase, with protein MTVTDDYLANNAEFAKSFQGPLPLPPSKHVAVLACMDARLDVYRALGLNEGEAHVIRNAGGVVTDDAIRSLAISQRLLGTTEIILIHHTDCGMLTFTDDDFKRAIQDETGVKPPWSAESFPDIAEDVRQSLHRIKNSPFVVKHTSARGFIFDVATGELTEVTG; from the coding sequence GTGACGGTTACCGACGACTACCTGGCCAACAACGCCGAGTTTGCGAAGTCATTTCAGGGTCCACTGCCGCTGCCGCCCAGCAAGCACGTGGCCGTCCTGGCCTGCATGGACGCCAGGCTCGACGTCTACCGCGCACTTGGGCTCAACGAAGGCGAGGCGCACGTCATCCGCAATGCCGGCGGCGTGGTCACCGACGACGCGATCCGGTCGCTGGCGATCAGCCAGCGCTTGCTGGGCACCACCGAGATCATCCTGATCCACCACACCGACTGCGGGATGCTGACGTTCACCGACGACGACTTCAAGCGTGCGATCCAGGATGAGACCGGGGTGAAGCCGCCGTGGTCGGCCGAGTCGTTCCCCGATATCGCCGAGGATGTCCGGCAGTCGTTGCATCGCATCAAGAACAGCCCGTTCGTCGTCAAGCACACCTCGGCGCGCGGGTTCATCTTCGATGTCGCCACCGGCGAGCTCACCGAGGTCACCGGCTAG
- a CDS encoding ABC transporter permease: MTRFLLRRLLNYLVLLLLASFLAFCLASVTFHPLDSFIERHPQPPAEAIHAKAVELGLDKPVPVRYAQWAAGVVHGDFGSTVTGHPVAQDLWPRVGVSFRLVVLGSLLGTVTGVVLGAWGAVRQYRLSDRVITVLSLVTLSIPSFVLAGLLILAALRVNMLTGVRVFSYTGETSPIPPTGVWDDLVDRARHIVLPTLTLALGAAASFSRYQRNAMLDVLGEDFIRTARAKGLTRRRALFKHGLRTALIPLATLFAYGVSGLVVGAVFVEKIFGWHGMGEWVVEGISSQDTHVVATITLFTGAALLFAGLLSDIIYAALDPRVRVS, encoded by the coding sequence ATGACCCGCTTCCTGCTGCGTCGCCTGCTGAATTACCTCGTGCTGTTGCTGCTGGCCTCGTTTCTCGCGTTCTGCCTGGCGTCGGTGACGTTTCACCCGCTGGACAGTTTCATCGAACGTCATCCTCAGCCGCCCGCCGAGGCAATCCACGCCAAAGCCGTCGAGCTCGGTTTGGACAAGCCGGTGCCGGTCCGCTACGCGCAATGGGCCGCGGGTGTGGTCCACGGCGACTTCGGAAGCACCGTGACGGGTCACCCGGTGGCCCAGGATCTGTGGCCGCGGGTCGGCGTGAGTTTTCGCCTGGTGGTCCTCGGCTCGCTGCTCGGCACGGTGACCGGGGTGGTCCTGGGAGCGTGGGGTGCGGTGCGGCAATACCGGCTGAGCGACCGGGTGATCACCGTCTTGTCGCTGGTCACCCTGAGCATTCCGTCGTTCGTGTTGGCCGGTCTGCTCATCCTGGCCGCGCTGCGGGTGAACATGCTCACCGGTGTGCGGGTCTTCTCCTACACCGGGGAGACGTCGCCGATTCCGCCGACAGGCGTCTGGGACGACCTGGTCGACCGCGCCCGGCACATCGTGTTGCCGACCCTCACGCTGGCCCTCGGCGCGGCCGCGAGCTTCAGCCGCTACCAGCGCAACGCGATGTTGGACGTGCTCGGCGAGGATTTCATCCGCACCGCGCGGGCCAAGGGTTTGACGCGCCGGCGGGCGTTGTTCAAGCACGGTCTGCGCACCGCGCTCATTCCGCTGGCGACGTTGTTCGCCTACGGGGTCAGCGGCCTGGTCGTCGGCGCGGTGTTCGTCGAGAAGATCTTCGGCTGGCACGGCATGGGCGAATGGGTGGTCGAAGGCATTTCGAGTCAGGACACCCATGTCGTCGCGACGATCACCTTGTTCACCGGCGCCGCGCTGCTGTTCGCCGGATTGCTGTCCGACATCATCTATGCGGCGCTGGACCCCAGAGTGCGGGTGTCATGA
- a CDS encoding DUF2237 family protein encodes MSERNVLGGPLEPCSSEPLTGFYRDGCCSTGPEDLGLHTICAVVTAEFLEHQRVIGNDLSTPMPQFRFPGLVPGDRWCVTAGNWLLAYRDGFAAPVVLASTHERTLDVVPLAALREHAVDVPDDLGGL; translated from the coding sequence ATGTCTGAGCGCAATGTGCTGGGCGGGCCGCTGGAGCCGTGCAGTAGCGAGCCGCTGACCGGCTTCTACCGCGACGGCTGCTGTTCGACCGGGCCGGAAGATCTGGGACTGCACACAATTTGCGCGGTGGTGACCGCCGAGTTCCTGGAACACCAGCGGGTGATCGGCAACGACCTGTCAACGCCGATGCCGCAGTTCCGGTTTCCCGGCCTGGTGCCCGGCGACCGGTGGTGCGTCACCGCGGGCAACTGGCTGCTGGCCTACCGGGACGGCTTCGCCGCACCGGTGGTATTGGCGAGCACGCACGAGCGCACCCTCGACGTCGTGCCGCTGGCCGCCCTGCGGGAGCACGCGGTCGACGTGCCCGACGACCTCGGCGGCCTGTAG
- the cysC gene encoding adenylyl-sulfate kinase, with protein MSTSTTLLRIATAGSVDDGKSTLIGRLLYDSKAVMDDQWASVERTSKDRGHEYTDLSLVTDGLRAEREQGITIDVAYRYFATPKRKFIIADTPGHIQYTRNMVTGASTAQLAIVLVDARHGLLEQSRRHTFLASLLGIEHIVLAVNKMDLIDWDRDVFEAIRDEFYAFATRLDVQDVLTIPMSALHGDNVVTKSERTPWYDGPALLSHLEEVFIAADRNLVDVRFPVQYVIRPQTREHQDHRSYAGTVASGVMRPGDEVIVLPAGKPSRITAIEGPSGPVDEAFPPMAVSVSLSDDIDISRGDMIARSGNAPRVTQEFDATVCWMADAAALEPGRDYLIKHTTRTTRVRVTALDYRLDVNTLRRDKDATALQLNELGRISLRSQVPLLLDEYTRNASTGSFILIDADTNGTVAAGMVLREASTATASPNTVQHESLVTAEDRMSRGRTVWFTGLSASGKSSVAMLVERKLLEKGVPAYVLDGDNLRHGLNADLGFSMADRAENLRRLAHVSALIADSGHTVLVPAISPLEEHRALARKVHVDAGLDFVEVFCDTPIEDCEQRDPKGLYAKARAGEITHFTGIDSPYQRPKNPDLRLTPDRSLDELAQLVIDLIEARP; from the coding sequence ATGAGTACGTCAACCACGTTGCTGCGCATCGCAACTGCCGGCTCCGTCGACGACGGCAAGTCCACGTTGATCGGACGGCTGCTGTATGACTCCAAGGCCGTCATGGACGACCAGTGGGCTTCGGTCGAACGGACGTCCAAGGACCGCGGCCACGAATACACCGACCTGTCACTGGTCACCGACGGGCTAAGAGCCGAGCGCGAGCAGGGCATCACGATCGACGTCGCCTACCGCTACTTCGCCACTCCCAAGCGCAAATTCATCATCGCCGACACCCCGGGCCACATCCAGTACACCCGCAACATGGTGACCGGTGCGTCCACCGCACAACTGGCCATCGTTCTCGTCGATGCCCGTCACGGCCTGCTCGAGCAGTCCCGCCGGCACACCTTCCTGGCGTCGCTGCTGGGCATCGAGCACATCGTGCTCGCCGTCAACAAGATGGACCTGATCGACTGGGACAGAGACGTTTTCGAGGCGATCCGGGACGAGTTCTACGCCTTCGCCACCCGGCTCGACGTGCAAGACGTGCTCACCATCCCGATGTCGGCGCTGCACGGCGACAACGTGGTCACCAAGTCCGAGCGCACCCCGTGGTACGACGGACCGGCCCTGCTGTCGCATCTCGAAGAGGTCTTCATCGCCGCCGACCGCAACCTGGTCGATGTCCGATTCCCGGTGCAGTACGTCATCCGTCCGCAGACCCGCGAACATCAGGACCATCGCAGCTACGCCGGCACTGTGGCCAGCGGGGTGATGCGTCCCGGTGACGAGGTGATCGTGCTGCCGGCCGGCAAGCCCAGCCGGATCACCGCCATCGAAGGTCCCAGTGGCCCAGTGGACGAAGCGTTTCCACCGATGGCGGTCTCGGTGAGCCTCAGTGACGACATCGACATCTCGCGTGGCGACATGATCGCGCGGTCCGGCAACGCGCCGAGGGTCACCCAGGAGTTCGACGCGACGGTGTGCTGGATGGCCGACGCCGCAGCACTCGAGCCCGGGCGTGACTACCTGATCAAACACACCACCCGGACCACCCGGGTGCGGGTCACCGCACTGGATTACCGGCTGGACGTCAACACCCTGCGTCGGGACAAGGACGCAACGGCCTTGCAGCTCAACGAACTCGGCCGTATCTCGCTGCGTTCCCAGGTGCCGCTGCTGCTCGACGAGTACACCCGCAACGCCAGCACCGGATCGTTCATCCTGATCGACGCCGATACCAACGGGACCGTGGCCGCTGGCATGGTGTTGCGTGAGGCGTCGACTGCCACCGCGAGCCCGAATACGGTGCAGCACGAATCGCTGGTGACCGCCGAGGACCGGATGTCACGCGGCCGCACCGTGTGGTTCACCGGACTCTCAGCCTCCGGCAAGTCGTCGGTGGCGATGCTGGTCGAGCGCAAACTCCTCGAAAAAGGAGTCCCGGCTTATGTTCTCGACGGCGACAACCTTCGCCACGGCCTGAACGCCGACCTGGGCTTCAGCATGGCCGACCGGGCCGAGAACCTTCGTCGGCTGGCGCACGTCTCCGCACTGATCGCCGATTCCGGCCACACCGTGCTGGTGCCGGCGATCAGCCCGCTGGAAGAGCATCGCGCGTTGGCCCGCAAGGTACACGTGGACGCCGGACTCGACTTCGTCGAGGTGTTCTGCGACACCCCGATCGAAGACTGCGAGCAGCGAGATCCCAAGGGCCTCTACGCCAAAGCGCGTGCCGGTGAAATCACCCACTTCACTGGTATTGACAGCCCCTATCAGCGGCCGAAGAATCCGGACTTGCGGCTCACCCCAGACCGCAGTCTCGACGAACTGGCGCAGCTCGTCATCGACCTCATCGAGGCGAGGCCATGA
- a CDS encoding 3'(2'),5'-bisphosphate nucleotidase CysQ, with protein sequence MSDHEVAHRLATEAGKLLLEVREELADAGEADRKAAGDKRSHDYLMEELARERPDDAVLSEEGVDDPVRLRAERVWIVDPLDGTREFSELGREDWAVHVALWQSGQLVAGAVALPAQGVTLATPDPAPPPPHAGKPRIVVSRTRPPAIALQVRDRLDGTLVEMGSAGAKVAAVIQGLADVYVHAGGQYEWDSAAPVAVARAAGLHTSRIDGSPLEYNRADPLLPDLVVCRPEYADAVLAVTG encoded by the coding sequence ATGAGTGATCACGAGGTGGCTCACCGGCTGGCCACCGAAGCGGGCAAGCTGTTGCTCGAAGTGCGCGAAGAGCTCGCCGATGCGGGAGAAGCCGACCGAAAGGCCGCCGGAGACAAGCGGTCTCACGATTATCTGATGGAAGAGTTGGCCCGCGAACGTCCCGACGACGCGGTGCTTTCCGAAGAGGGCGTCGACGACCCGGTGCGGCTGCGCGCCGAGCGGGTGTGGATCGTCGATCCGCTGGACGGCACCCGGGAGTTCTCCGAACTCGGTCGCGAGGACTGGGCCGTGCACGTCGCGCTGTGGCAATCCGGTCAGCTGGTCGCCGGCGCGGTGGCGCTTCCGGCTCAGGGCGTCACGCTGGCCACCCCCGATCCCGCGCCGCCGCCCCCGCACGCCGGTAAGCCTCGCATCGTCGTGTCGCGCACCCGTCCGCCGGCGATCGCGTTGCAGGTCCGCGACCGGCTGGACGGCACGCTGGTCGAGATGGGTTCGGCCGGGGCGAAGGTCGCCGCCGTCATCCAGGGACTGGCCGACGTGTACGTGCACGCCGGCGGGCAGTACGAGTGGGACTCGGCGGCGCCGGTCGCAGTCGCCCGCGCGGCCGGTCTGCACACCTCGCGTATCGACGGCTCGCCGCTGGAGTACAACCGGGCCGATCCGCTGCTGCCCGACCTGGTGGTATGCCGCCCGGAATACGCCGACGCGGTGCTCGCGGTCACCGGCTAG
- a CDS encoding LLM class flavin-dependent oxidoreductase produces MTMPVMEPDLDAGVLRSWARAIDDGPFSSLCWGERMAFDNPETLTLMGALAAWTDRVRLVTTVMVPQLHDPTMLAKALATGDMLCGGRLTVGLGIGGRVEDYRAVGADPATQTIRGMADRVAVMKRVWAGEKITESVLPVGPPPVQTGGPPLLVGTIGPKTVRGAAAWADGLAGITLDLDIGSQNELFDVARAAWAQAGKPKPHLATSFWFALGPVDEARGQVHRHLRRYMNWIPAEYVDAMAPTTGFAGSEDDLVAVLRKFEAIGTDEIQLIPTSSDVDQLRRVAETVRAIDV; encoded by the coding sequence ATGACCATGCCGGTCATGGAGCCGGATCTGGATGCCGGCGTGCTGCGGTCGTGGGCGCGCGCGATCGACGACGGCCCGTTCTCGTCGCTGTGCTGGGGCGAGCGGATGGCCTTCGACAACCCGGAGACGCTGACGCTCATGGGCGCGCTGGCCGCGTGGACCGATCGGGTCCGGTTGGTGACGACGGTGATGGTTCCGCAGTTGCACGACCCGACGATGCTGGCCAAGGCGCTGGCGACGGGCGACATGCTGTGTGGGGGACGGCTGACCGTGGGCCTCGGAATCGGCGGCCGCGTCGAGGATTACCGGGCGGTGGGCGCGGATCCGGCAACGCAGACGATTCGCGGCATGGCCGATCGGGTCGCCGTCATGAAGCGGGTGTGGGCCGGCGAGAAGATCACCGAGTCGGTGCTGCCGGTCGGGCCGCCGCCGGTGCAGACCGGTGGGCCGCCACTGCTGGTCGGCACGATCGGCCCCAAAACCGTTCGCGGCGCCGCGGCGTGGGCCGACGGCCTGGCGGGGATCACCCTGGACCTCGACATCGGCAGCCAGAATGAATTGTTCGACGTGGCGCGCGCCGCCTGGGCGCAGGCCGGCAAGCCGAAACCCCACCTGGCCACCTCGTTCTGGTTCGCGCTCGGGCCGGTCGACGAGGCCCGCGGCCAGGTCCACCGGCACCTGCGGCGTTACATGAACTGGATACCGGCCGAATACGTCGACGCGATGGCGCCGACCACCGGCTTCGCCGGTAGCGAGGACGACCTGGTTGCGGTGCTGCGCAAGTTCGAAGCCATCGGCACCGACGAAATCCAGCTCATTCCAACAAGTTCCGACGTCGATCAACTGCGGCGCGTAGCGGAGACAGTGAGGGCGATCGATGTCTGA
- the cysD gene encoding sulfate adenylyltransferase subunit CysD, which translates to MTEVTASPATGAHDHGPVAGQYELSHLRSLEAEAIHIIREVAAEFERPVLLFSGGKDSIVMLYLALKAFRPGRLPFPVMHVDTGHNFDEVIATRDALVAETGVRLIVAKVQDDIDAGRVVETIPSRNPIQTVTLLRAIRENKFDAAFGGARRDEEKARAKERVFSFRDEFGQWDPKAQRPELWNIYNGRHHKGEHIRVFPLSNWTEFDIWSYIGAEKIPLPSIYYAHRRKVFKRDGMLLAVDRHLQPRADEKVFEATVRFRTVGDVTCTGCVESNAATVAEVVAETAVSRLTERGATRADDRISEAGMEDRKRQGYF; encoded by the coding sequence ATGACAGAGGTGACAGCCAGTCCGGCGACGGGGGCGCACGATCACGGCCCGGTTGCCGGGCAATATGAGCTCAGCCATCTGCGCTCGCTGGAAGCCGAGGCGATCCACATCATCCGCGAGGTGGCTGCCGAGTTCGAGCGGCCGGTGCTGCTGTTCTCCGGCGGCAAAGACTCGATCGTGATGCTGTATCTGGCGTTGAAGGCGTTCCGGCCGGGTCGGCTGCCGTTCCCGGTGATGCACGTCGACACCGGCCACAACTTCGACGAGGTCATCGCGACCCGCGACGCGTTGGTCGCCGAAACCGGGGTGCGGCTCATCGTCGCCAAGGTGCAGGACGACATCGACGCGGGCCGCGTCGTGGAAACCATCCCGTCGCGCAACCCGATCCAGACGGTGACGCTGCTGCGCGCCATCCGGGAGAACAAGTTCGATGCCGCGTTCGGCGGCGCGCGCCGCGACGAGGAGAAGGCACGCGCCAAGGAGCGGGTGTTCAGCTTCCGCGACGAGTTCGGCCAGTGGGACCCCAAGGCCCAGCGCCCCGAGCTGTGGAACATCTACAACGGCCGGCACCACAAGGGCGAGCACATCCGGGTGTTCCCGCTGTCCAACTGGACCGAATTCGACATCTGGTCTTACATCGGCGCCGAGAAGATCCCGCTGCCGTCCATCTATTACGCTCACCGCCGCAAGGTATTCAAGCGTGACGGCATGCTGCTGGCGGTCGACCGCCACCTGCAACCACGCGCCGACGAGAAGGTGTTCGAGGCGACGGTGCGTTTCCGCACCGTCGGCGACGTGACCTGTACGGGCTGTGTGGAATCGAATGCGGCCACCGTCGCCGAGGTGGTCGCCGAAACCGCGGTGTCCAGGCTGACCGAACGGGGGGCAACCCGCGCCGACGACCGCATCTCCGAGGCCGGCATGGAAGACCGCAAGCGGCAGGGGTACTTCTGA
- a CDS encoding Rrf2 family transcriptional regulator, translated as MRMSAKAEYAVRAMIQLATAGEGARVTTDDLATAQAIPPQFLVDILSELRTARLVRSHRGRDGGYELARPATEISIADVLRCIDGPLASVRDIGLGDLPYTGPTAALTDVWRALRASMRSVLERTSVADVAAGSLPEHVGRLADDYRAQESHRRGRSAG; from the coding sequence ATGCGGATGTCTGCCAAGGCGGAGTACGCGGTGCGGGCGATGATTCAGCTCGCCACCGCCGGCGAGGGTGCGCGGGTCACCACCGACGACCTGGCCACCGCCCAGGCCATCCCGCCGCAGTTCCTGGTCGACATCTTGTCCGAGCTACGCACCGCCCGGCTGGTCCGTAGCCACCGCGGCCGCGACGGTGGCTACGAGTTAGCCCGTCCCGCAACTGAAATCAGCATTGCCGACGTGCTGCGCTGCATCGACGGGCCGCTGGCGAGTGTGCGCGACATCGGCCTGGGGGATCTGCCCTACACGGGCCCGACCGCAGCGCTGACGGACGTCTGGCGGGCGCTACGGGCCAGCATGCGCTCGGTGCTGGAACGAACCAGCGTGGCCGATGTCGCGGCCGGATCCCTGCCCGAGCATGTCGGGCGGCTGGCCGACGACTACCGCGCGCAGGAAAGCCATCGCCGCGGGCGCAGTGCCGGTTAG
- a CDS encoding ABC transporter permease → MTDFSSRRSLVIRRFLRNRPAVAALSVLVLLFVGCYGLPPLLPYNYTALDYHALLQPPSLQHWFGTNALGQDLLARTLRGMQKSMLIGFCVALISTSIAATVGSVAGYFGGWRDQALMWLVDLLLVVPGFLVIAIITPRIKQSSSMLWLIVLLAAFGWMVSSRMVRGLTMGLKEREFVRAARFMGVPNHRVISRHILPNVASILIIDATLNVGFAVLAETGLSFLGFGIQPPDVSLGTLIANGTPSTTTFPWVFLFPAGALVLIVLCANLTGDGLRDALDPGSRSPGQRR, encoded by the coding sequence ATGACCGATTTCAGTTCGCGACGCAGCTTGGTGATCCGTCGCTTCCTGCGCAATCGGCCCGCGGTTGCGGCCCTGAGCGTGTTGGTGCTGTTGTTCGTCGGCTGCTACGGCTTGCCGCCGCTACTTCCCTACAACTACACCGCGCTCGATTACCACGCGCTCCTGCAGCCGCCGTCGCTGCAGCATTGGTTCGGCACCAATGCGCTCGGCCAGGATCTGCTGGCCCGCACGCTGCGCGGCATGCAGAAGTCCATGCTGATCGGCTTCTGTGTGGCGCTGATATCGACCAGCATCGCCGCCACAGTCGGTTCGGTCGCCGGTTATTTCGGGGGCTGGCGCGACCAGGCGCTGATGTGGCTGGTGGATCTGCTGCTGGTGGTTCCGGGTTTCCTGGTGATCGCGATCATCACCCCGCGGATCAAACAGTCCAGCAGCATGCTGTGGCTGATTGTGCTGCTGGCGGCGTTCGGCTGGATGGTCAGCTCGCGCATGGTCCGCGGTTTGACGATGGGTTTGAAAGAGCGCGAATTCGTCCGCGCGGCAAGGTTTATGGGTGTACCGAACCACCGGGTGATTTCACGTCACATTCTGCCGAACGTCGCCTCGATCCTCATCATCGACGCGACGCTCAACGTCGGCTTCGCCGTCCTGGCCGAAACCGGGTTGAGCTTCCTGGGATTCGGCATTCAGCCACCCGACGTCTCGCTGGGCACCTTGATCGCCAACGGCACCCCGTCGACGACGACGTTTCCCTGGGTGTTTCTCTTTCCGGCCGGAGCGTTGGTGCTGATCGTGTTGTGCGCCAACCTGACTGGTGACGGTTTGCGGGATGCGCTGGATCCGGGCAGCCGGTCACCGGGGCAGCGGCGGTGA
- a CDS encoding VOC family protein, translating to MPIAFNHTIVAAHDKRESAEFVSELFGLANPVPFGRFLAVALEHGATLDYMDVADGEQIHPQHYAFLVSEDDFDAIYGKIESRGLQHWADPGGQRPGQINTNDGGRGVYFRDPAGHYLEILTRPYGSGG from the coding sequence ATGCCGATCGCCTTCAACCACACCATCGTCGCCGCCCACGACAAGCGGGAGTCCGCCGAGTTCGTCAGCGAGTTGTTCGGGCTGGCCAACCCGGTGCCGTTCGGCCGCTTCCTAGCCGTCGCGCTCGAGCACGGCGCGACGCTGGACTACATGGATGTCGCCGACGGTGAGCAGATCCACCCGCAGCACTACGCGTTCCTCGTCTCCGAGGACGACTTCGACGCGATCTACGGCAAGATCGAGTCGCGCGGCCTGCAACATTGGGCCGACCCCGGCGGGCAACGGCCGGGTCAGATCAACACCAACGACGGCGGGCGCGGTGTCTACTTTCGCGACCCCGCCGGCCACTACCTGGAGATCCTCACCCGGCCCTACGGCTCGGGCGGCTAA